The segment AAATGGCAGAAAAAACAGCGGCTTAGCGAAGCGGCGGCGGCCGTCTGCACGCTTGACGCGCGCTGACGCCGCGAGCATAATCGCGCACTCACTAATTGCGAGTGTCCGGCCCCGCCGACCGGCGGGGCCTTGCCTTTTGTCTCCCGGAGAGTGTTTTTCATGGATTCTCAGGCGTTTTTGCGCGAGCTCGAATCGCTGTCGCTGCCTGCTTCCTCCTTCGATCATACGGCCCACCTGTTCGCCGCCTGGTCGTACCGCTGCCGCTATCCCGCCCGGGAAGCCGCCGCGCGCTGCGCGCGCACCCTGTCGCGTTTCGCCATGGCCAACGGCGATGCCGCGAAGTATCACCACACCCTGACCCTGTCGATCCTGACGCTCCTTTACGACCGCATGGCACAGGATGCCGCCCTGTCTCGGGACTGGAGCGCTTTTCTCTCCGCCTGCGACGACATTCGCCGCGATGCCCGCAACGTGGTGCTCGAACACTATTCGGCGGATCGGCTGAACGACGACACCGCACGCAAATCCTTCGTGGAGCCCGACCGCAAACCGCTGCCCGCGCTCTGCCCGCTGCACTGATTACGGAAACCCACCCCATGAAAGCCCCGGAACTTCTCCTGCCCGCCGGCAACCTCGACAAGATGCGCGCCGCCTACGACTTCGGCGCCGATGCCGTCTACGCCGGCCAGCCCCGCTATTCGCTCAGGGCCCGCAACAACGAATTCAAGCTCGAAGAACTGAAAACCGGCATCGAAGAGGCGCATGCGCGCGGCAAGCTGTTTTTCGTGGCATCCAACATCCTGCCGCACAACGCCAAGATCAAGACCTATCTTGCCGACATGGAACCGGTCATCGCCATGAACCCCGACGCCCTGATCATGGCCGATCCCGGTTTGATCATGATGGTGCGCGAGAAATGGCCGCACGTGCCGGTTCACCTGTCGGTGCAGGCCAATACCGTCAACCACATGGGGGTGAAGTTCTGGCGCAAACTGGGCCTGACCCGCGTCATCCTGTCGCGCGAGCTGTCGCTTGACGAGATCGCCGAAATCCGCCAGGAATGCCCCGACATCGAACTGGAAGTCTTCGTGCACGGCGCTTTGTGCATCGCCTACTCGGGGCGTTGCCTGCTGTCGGGTTACTTCAATCACCGCGACCCCAACCAGGGCACCTGCACCAATTCCTGCCGCTGGGACTACAAGGTGCATGACACGCGCGGCGACGATGCCGGCGATGTGGAGGTCATTCGCTTCGACTTCGGCAAGGCGCTGGAAGAGGCGAATCAGAGCTTCGCCGCCTGTGGCGGCGCCGAGCGCCATCCGCTGGCCGACAAGACCTACCTGATCGAGGAGTCGAGCCGTCCGGGCGAACTGATGCCGATCATCGAGGACGAGCACGGCACCTACATCATGAACTCCAAGGATCTGCGCGCCGTCGAGCATGTGGCGCGGCTCGCGCAGATCGGCGTCGACTCCCTGAAAATCGAAGGCCGCACCAAATCGCTGTACTACGTGGCGCGCACCGCCCAGGTGTACCGCCGCGCGATCGACGACGCGGTCGCCGGCCGCCCGTTCGATCCGTCCTTGCTGGCCGAGCTGGAAGGCCTCGCCAACCGCGGCTATACCGACGGTTTCCTCGAGCGCCATCACACCCAGGACTACCAGAACTATATGTCCGGCCATTCGCAGGCGCATCGCAGCCAGTATGTCGGCGAGGTGCTGGAGGTCGACGGCGAAGGCTGGGCGCTGATCGACGTGAAAAACCGCTTCGCGGTGGGAGACCGCCTGGAGATCATTCATCCGTCGGGCAACCGCACGGTGCCGCTGACGACCATGCTGCGCGACGGCGAACCGGTCGAGGTGGCGCCCGGCAATGGCGTCAAGGTGCGCATTCCCGGCATGACCGGCATGGACAAGGCGCTGATCGCCCGGCTGTTCTGACGCTCGCGGGCGGGCACGGCAAGGAGGCTTCGGCCTCCTTTTGCTTTGGCGAGGCGCATTGCCCGTCTTTGCCGCAACGCTTACAATCGAACCCATTCCCGATTCGTCCGGCGCCATGTTGCGGCATGCCGGACCCGCAAAATAACAAGGCATCCACAATGACCCTACTGCAACTGATCAACGAGCGGATGGAAGCCGCGCTGGCCGCGGCCGGCGCGCCCGGCGCTCCGGCCGTCGTACAGCCGGCGAGCAAGCCGGAGTTCGGCGACTACCAGGCCAACGGCGTGATGGGCGCCGCCAAGGCATTGCGCACCAACCCGCGCGAGCTGGCCGCGAAAGTGGTCGCGCACCTCGACCTTGACGGTATCGCCGAGCGCGTGGAAATCGCCGGTCCCGGCTTCATCAATATCCACATCCATCCGGACTGGCTGGCCCGTCGCTGCCTGACCGCCCTTGGCGACGCGCGCCTGGGCGTGACACCGCCCGCACGCCGCAAGGTGATGGTGGAATACTCGTCGGTCAACCTGGCCAAGGAAATGCATGTCGGCCATCTGCGCTCGACGATCATCGGCGACGTGCTGGCCCGGGTAATGGACTTCCTGGAGCAGGACGTGACCCGCGCCAACCACGTGGGCGACTGGGGCACCCAGTTCGGCATGCTGACCGCCTACCTGATGGAGGCGCGCAAGACCGGCGGCGATGCGCTGGAGCTGAACGACCTCGAAGAGTTTTACCGCAAGGCCAAGGTGCGCTTCGACGAAAGCCCCGGATTCGCCGATCTGGCCCGCGATTACGTGGTGCGCCTGCAGGGCGGGGACGCCGACGTGCTGGCGCTGTGGCGGCAGTTCGTCGAAGTGTCGCTCGAGCATTGCCAGCAGGTGTACGACACGCTGGGCGTCAGCCTGCGACGCGAGCATGTGAAGGGCGAGTCGTCCTATAACGACGACCTGCCGGTCGTTGTCGCCGACCTGGACACGCTTGGCCTGCTCAAGGAGGACGAGGGCGCGCGCGTGGTGTTCCTGGAGGAGTTCCGTACCCAGGAAGACAAGCCGATGGGCGTGATCATCCAGAAGAAGGATGGCGGCTACCTGTACACCACCACCGACCTTGGCGCGATCCGCTACCGTCACCGCGTGCTGGGGCTCGACCGCGTGCTGTATGTCGTGGACGCGCGCCAGAGCCAGCATTTCCAGCAACTGTTCCTGATCGCGAAGAAAGCCGGATTCGCCCCGGAAAGCATGGAGCTCGAGCATATTCCGTTCGGCACCATGCTCGGCGACGACGGCCGTCCGTTCAAGACCCGTTCCGGCGGTACGGTCAAACTGATCGAGCTGTTGGCCGAGGCGGTTGAGCGTGCTTACGCGCTCGTCGCGGAAAAGAATCCCGACCTGCCCGAGGAAGACAAGCGCCGCGTCGCCCGCGCGGTCGGCATCGGCGCGGTCAAGTACGCGGACCTGTCGAAGAACCGCACGAGCGATTACATTTTCAGTTGGGACAGCATGCTCTCCTTCGAGGGCAATACCGCGCCTTACCTGCAGTACGCCTACACCCGCGTGCAAAGCGTGTTCCGCAAGGCCGAGGACTACCGCGCCGACGCGCCGATCGTGATCGGCGAGCCGGCCGAGAAGCAGCTGGCGATGGCGCTCGCCCAGTTCGAGGATGTGGTGCTGTTCGTCGGCGAGAGCTGCCAGCCGCATCACCTGTGCCAGTACCTCTATCACATCGCGACCCTGTTCTCGCGGTTCTACGAGGCCTGCCCGATCCTCAAGAGCGAGGGCGACGTGCGCGCGAGCCGCCTGCAGCTTGCCGCGCTGACCGCGAAAACCCTGTCGACCGGTCTTGGCCTCCTGGGCATCGAGGTGCTCGACGCGATGTAAGTTAGCAAAGCTTCGTAACGTGAAAGCCTCCCGTAGGGTGGCGCGCGTTTCGGCCTGTTGACAGCGCCCCCTGATTTCTTGAGTCAGGGGGCGCTGTGTTAGGTGGCATGGTTTTCCTATCCGCTCCGGTCAGGTGCGCCGACCCGGTGCGCGACATAGCGCCGAGGCGGGCCGCTTCACGTTGATGCGTAGTGACCGGACTCTCCCATCCTCGACCTTCCGGCGCCGCCGCCGCACGTAATCACCGGTCAGGTTGATGTGCGTTGAGTCCAACGGCGACAGGTACTGCAGTCGCTTGTCGCCTGACCGATTCAAACCTGATCACTGCGATTATTCCCAAATCAGACGAGGGCGGAACCCGAACACACCGGCGCCTGAGTTGCGCGCGCCAGCGAGGCCGGGTCGGGCGACATCCTGGCCCGGGGCATTTCCGTCGCACCGTGGCCACAGTGGTGCCGACGCTGGCAAGATCACCTCCAGACTGGAGGAGTCCATGGCATCGGCAACCAGGGTTTTGACCGCGCACGTGCCGCTTCCGCTGGCCGACAAGGTGGATCAGATGGCTTCACGGCTTGAACGTTCGCGCGGCTGGATCATGAAGCGGGCGCTTTGCGCCTGGATTGCCCAAGAATGAGGAGCGCGACCGACTGGCCCAGGAAGCGCTGGTATGAATGCCTGGCCCCGGTGAACAAGCCCGCCGCCGCGCGGGCGGTGCGGGCGCTGACCAGGGCATCGACCATTTTGCTGACTAACCCGCGCATCGGCGAGCAACTTTTCCAGTTTGGTCGGGGAGTACGAGATTCGCTACGAGATTCAGGATTCGACCATCTACGTGCTGCGGTTGTGGCATACCCGAGAGAACCGCTGAGATGGCTTTGCCGCCAACACGGCTGTGACTTCATGCCCAAGCGGTGCCTCTCTCCGGTTTGAATGGCCGGACGGGACGCCGAGGATTTGCCGGGCGGCCTCCCCATCGCTGATCATTCATGGCGTGGACGACTACGACAGTCGAGTTCCGCTGCACATCAGAACGACGGAATGCGCAGACCCTTGGACATGGAGCCGACCATCCCGGCATCGGCGTCGAGGAGATGTCGCCCGTCCTTTCCAAGGCGCTACGGCAGGCGGAGGCATCCCCCGCCAGTCTTCATGGCACGGTGGGCAACGAGTGTCACCGCGTTGTGAACGTTCGCCCTGCCGGCAAGAAAACCCTCAGTTCCAGCGACAATCCGGGATTAAAGCAAGCTCATTGGTCAAGCCGGGGATCTCTGGTCAACCGATCCGCAAAAAAACACCCCAAAGGTTGAACGGGTGTCCAACGTTCGGGGTGTTCCGCAGAAGGGCAGGGTCAGTCGCGCTCAATGGCCAGGGCGACTCCCATGCCGCCGCCGATGCACAGCGTGGCCAAGCCCTTCTTGGCGTCGCGGCGCTGCATTTCGTGCAGGAGCGATACCAGGATGCGGCAGCCGGACGCGCCGATCGGGTGGCCCAGCGCGATGGCGCCGCCGTTGACGTTGACCTTTTCCGGGTTCCACTTCAGTTCGCGTCCGACGCCGAGCGCCTGGGCGGCGAAGGCCTCGTTGGCCTCGATCAGATCGATCTCGTCGAGCGACCAGCCGGCGCGTTCCAGCGCGCGGCGCGTCGCCGGCACCGGACCCATGCCCATCAGCGACGGCTCGACGCCGGCCGAGGCGTAGGCCTTGACGCGCGCCAGGGGCTTGAGCCCCAGTTCGCGCGCCTTGTCGGCGCTCATCATGATCACCGCGGCGGCGCCGTCGTTGATGCCCGAGGCGTTGCCGGCGGTCACGGTGCCT is part of the Paludibacterium paludis genome and harbors:
- the yegQ gene encoding tRNA 5-hydroxyuridine modification protein YegQ, with product MKAPELLLPAGNLDKMRAAYDFGADAVYAGQPRYSLRARNNEFKLEELKTGIEEAHARGKLFFVASNILPHNAKIKTYLADMEPVIAMNPDALIMADPGLIMMVREKWPHVPVHLSVQANTVNHMGVKFWRKLGLTRVILSRELSLDEIAEIRQECPDIELEVFVHGALCIAYSGRCLLSGYFNHRDPNQGTCTNSCRWDYKVHDTRGDDAGDVEVIRFDFGKALEEANQSFAACGGAERHPLADKTYLIEESSRPGELMPIIEDEHGTYIMNSKDLRAVEHVARLAQIGVDSLKIEGRTKSLYYVARTAQVYRRAIDDAVAGRPFDPSLLAELEGLANRGYTDGFLERHHTQDYQNYMSGHSQAHRSQYVGEVLEVDGEGWALIDVKNRFAVGDRLEIIHPSGNRTVPLTTMLRDGEPVEVAPGNGVKVRIPGMTGMDKALIARLF
- the argS gene encoding arginine--tRNA ligase, which encodes MTLLQLINERMEAALAAAGAPGAPAVVQPASKPEFGDYQANGVMGAAKALRTNPRELAAKVVAHLDLDGIAERVEIAGPGFINIHIHPDWLARRCLTALGDARLGVTPPARRKVMVEYSSVNLAKEMHVGHLRSTIIGDVLARVMDFLEQDVTRANHVGDWGTQFGMLTAYLMEARKTGGDALELNDLEEFYRKAKVRFDESPGFADLARDYVVRLQGGDADVLALWRQFVEVSLEHCQQVYDTLGVSLRREHVKGESSYNDDLPVVVADLDTLGLLKEDEGARVVFLEEFRTQEDKPMGVIIQKKDGGYLYTTTDLGAIRYRHRVLGLDRVLYVVDARQSQHFQQLFLIAKKAGFAPESMELEHIPFGTMLGDDGRPFKTRSGGTVKLIELLAEAVERAYALVAEKNPDLPEEDKRRVARAVGIGAVKYADLSKNRTSDYIFSWDSMLSFEGNTAPYLQYAYTRVQSVFRKAEDYRADAPIVIGEPAEKQLAMALAQFEDVVLFVGESCQPHHLCQYLYHIATLFSRFYEACPILKSEGDVRASRLQLAALTAKTLSTGLGLLGIEVLDAM
- a CDS encoding ribbon-helix-helix domain-containing protein; translated protein: MASATRVLTAHVPLPLADKVDQMASRLERSRGWIMKRALCAWIAQE